The following proteins are co-located in the Corynebacterium aquilae DSM 44791 genome:
- a CDS encoding RDD family protein, whose translation MARKDQSWLDTPTIAGEADFREARWPGEFLGLPEKGPGALVSVLRRCGGLWADWIIAMLAATIVESITDFFGGMSTVTLIAFFIISIISVSLFARTPGQAIFRMGVARIDEANARVGVGRAVVRALLTVLILPPILVDSDGRGLHDRVTQTAVIFG comes from the coding sequence ATGGCGCGAAAAGATCAATCTTGGCTCGATACCCCAACCATTGCCGGCGAAGCCGACTTCCGCGAGGCGCGGTGGCCGGGAGAGTTCCTTGGCCTGCCGGAAAAAGGCCCCGGGGCTCTGGTCAGTGTGCTGCGCCGCTGCGGTGGCTTGTGGGCCGACTGGATCATCGCCATGTTGGCAGCCACCATCGTGGAATCAATCACCGACTTCTTTGGTGGCATGTCCACCGTGACACTGATTGCGTTTTTCATCATCAGCATCATTTCCGTCAGCTTGTTTGCCCGCACCCCCGGCCAAGCCATCTTCCGAATGGGTGTTGCCCGCATTGATGAGGCTAATGCCCGCGTGGGTGTGGGGCGCGCCGTCGTCCGCGCACTATTGACCGTGCTGATCCTGCCGCCCATCTTGGTGGACTCCGACGGCCGTGGGCTGCACGACCGCGT